The window GGCATTAGCAatatttgaattattgtgctGCTTTGGGGACCAAAAGTATTTTGTTGCAATATATGATATAAGGGGTAAAAAAAAGTATGTTCCCTCAAATGGTATAAGAGAAAACCCATGTAAGAGTTGGTTTAACAGTGACAACAACACTATGTCATATTTGAAATTAGTAATAGTTTCCCAAAGTGGAGGTGCAACTTGAATTGGATCAGGCGTAGATGTCGTAGAACTTGGAGGTAACAAAGCTGCCGTGTCATGGCTTGGTATCGTGACATCCCCATCGCCTAACGCAGCACTTTCATGGTTTACTGGCAGAGAACCAAACAATTCTTCGCCAGCAATAATCACACCATTGTTAAGCAAACACTTGCTGGTACTGCTGCTCTCTTTTGGAACGGAGTTTTCAGTGGTTTCGCTCGGTATCGGAGTGATAATTGAAGATTCTGAAAATTGTGATGGTAATAAGTGATTTATTTGCCAaggctaaat of the Maniola hyperantus chromosome 19, iAphHyp1.2, whole genome shotgun sequence genome contains:
- the LOC117991361 gene encoding uncharacterized protein codes for the protein MAEAALARREARRRKILENSHNRLQLIAGKSDDEICKESSIITPIPSETTENSVPKESSSTSKCLLNNGVIIAGEELFGSLPVNHESAALGDGDVTIPSHDTAALLPPSSTTSTPDPIQVAPPLWETITNFKYDIVLLSLLNQLLHGFSLIPFEGTYFFLPLISYIATKYFWSPKQHNNSNIANALLLLNGMSASKAQNIMSIIQCVSACSQDVCIFLFTTICVQSLLLIIEANLL